In Betaproteobacteria bacterium, the genomic window GCGGGCGCTGGCGAGGCTGCACGAGCGCCCGGACTACGACTGGACCGTCGAAGAGCTGGCGGTGGCCGTCGGCCTGTCGCGCTCCGCACTGTCGCAACGCTTCACCGACCTGATCGGCCAGCCGCCGATCCAGTATCTGACTCGCTGGCGGCTCACGATCGCCGCACAGCGCCTGCGCAGGGACAACGCGAGCCTCGCCCGCATCGCAGCAGACGGCGGCTACGATTCCGAGCAGGCGTTCAACCGGGCCTTCAAGCGCACCTTCGGCACGACTCCGGCGGCGTGGCGGCGCGAGGCACGCGCTACCGTCGCAGCGGCAATCAGCTGAGTCCAGTCCGCCTTGTCCAGAGCGGGTGCATCCGGGCCTTGTGCGCTTGCATGGCCGCAAGTTTTTTTCCGCTGACGGTCGATTCGGCAGCCACGGCTTCGACTACAGTCATCAGGGCGCTCGCTGCCAAGCCCGGCACGCGGTGGCCCAACGCAAGGAACGAGCACATGAAAATCGTCAAAATCGCGCTTCTTGCCGTTGCCGCCGGGGTTGCCGCGATCCTGCTGATTGCAGCAACCCGGCCGGATACGTTCACTGTCCAGCGCTCCGCTACGATCCAGGCGCCGGCGCAGACCGTGCATGCGCTGATCGAGGACTTCAAGCGCTGGGACGCCTGGTCGCCCTGGGAAAAGAAAGACCCGGCGATGAAGCGCACTTTCGGCGCAATCACCCGCGGCAAGGGCGCAACCTACGCCTGGGAAGGCAATGGCGAGGTCGGCCAGGGACGGATGGAGATCGTCGATTCGGTCTCACCCTCCAAGGTCGCGATCCAGCTCGACTTCGTCGAACCGTTCGAGACGCACAGCTCGGTCCTGTTTGCATTGGTGCCAAGCGGCCAGGGCACCGATGTCACATGGACCATGCAAGGAGGCGTGCCGTACCTTGCCAAGATCGTTCACATGTTCCTCGACATGGATCGTATGGTGGGCAAGGACTTCGAGACCGGATTGGCCAATCTGAAGCTGGCGGCGGAACGGCAAGCCGCGGGCGCAGCAAACGTGGAGACGAAACGATGAAATATTTGTGCCTGGTGTACCTGGACGAAAAGCGGCTGGACGAGCTGCCGGATGAGGACTGTGTCGAATACGACACCCGCATACGCGCCAGCGGCCACTGCCTCGCCTCCGAGGCGCTGCAGTCGATTCAGACGGCGACGACGGTGCGCATGCGCGACGGCAAGGTTTCCATCACCGACGGGCCGTTCGCCGAGACCAAGGAGCAGCTGGCGGGCTTCTACATGATCGAGGCGCAGGACCTGGACGAAGCGATCCGCCTGGCCTCCGAAATTCCGCCGGCACGCGTCGGCTGCATCGAAGTACGCCCGATCCGGCCGATCCGCGAGACCGTCGCCTTGGCCAAGACGCAGGCATCCGAATCCGGTGCATAGAGGAGACGACACGATGGCAACGCAGGCAACGACACGCGCCCGCAGCGCGTCCGGCGGTTCCCCGGCGGGCAAACGCACGCTCGTTCTCGTGGCGACGCGCAAGGGCGCATGGCTGTATCGAGGCGACGCGGCGCGGGAAACCTGGCGGGTCGAAGGACCGCATTTCCTCGGCCACGTCATCAGCCACCTGGTGCTCGATCCGCGCGACGGCCGCACGCTGCTGGCCGCCGCGAAGACGGGCCATCTCGGGCCGACCGTGTTCCGCTCCACCGATCTCGGCCGCAGCTGGAAAGAAGCAGCCAAACCTCCGGCATTCGCGCGCGCGGCGAACGAAGAGAGCGCTCGCGCCGTCGACCACACGTTTTGGCTCACCCCTGCCCCCGCTTCCCAGCCGGATGTCTGGTATGCGGGTACGTCGCCGCAGGGCCTTTTCCGTTCGCAGGACGGCGGGGTGAGTTGGGAGCCTTTCTCCATGGTGAACGACGATCCGAACTACCGCAGGTGGATGGGCACGGTCCAGGACGGCACGCCGGACGGGCCGAAGCTGCACTCGATCATCGTCGACCCGCGCGATCCGGATCATCTCTACTTCGCGATGTCGGGCGGCGGCGTGCACGAATCCAGCGACGGCGGCCGCAGCTTCGCGCCGCTGCTCGACGGCCTCGAGGTGGTCGCAGGGTTCGACAACAGCGAGCCGACCTTCCACGATCCGCATTGCGTGCGCCTGTGCCCGAGCGATCCCGACCGGCTGTACCAGCAGAACCACTGCGGCATCTACCGGCTCGACCGGCCCTCGAAGCGCTGGGTGCGGATCGGAAAGAGCATGCCGGCCGACATCGGCGACATCGGCTTCCCGATGGTGGTGCATCCGCGCAATGCCGACACCGCCTGGGTGTTGCCGATGGACGGCTCGGACGTGTGGCCGCGCACCAGCCCGGGCGGCAAGCCCGCAATCTATTGCACACGCAACGGCGGCGAGAGCTGGGAGCGACTCGATGCGGGGCTGCCGCGCGAACAGGCCTGGTGGACGGTCAAGCGCCAGGCGATGTGCGTCGATGCGGCCGATCCGGTCGGGCTCTATTTCGGCACCACCAGCGGCGAGCTCTGGGCGAGCAGCGACGAGGGTCGAAACTGGCGCTCGATCGCACGCCATCTGCCCGAGATCTACGCGGTCGAAACGGCCGAGCTGCCCGGGTGATGAAGGTGCTCATCCCGAGCGCGCTGCGTTCGTACACCGAGCGAGCCGAAGCGCGGGCGAGCGGCGAGACGCTCGCTGCGCTGCTCACCGATCTGGACCAGCAGTACACCGGCATCCGCTTTCGAATGATCGATGAGCAGGAGCGCATCCGGCGGCACATCCGCATCTTCGTCAACGGCACGCAGGTGCGCGACCTCGGTCATCGGCTTGCGGAAAGCGACGAGGTCGTGATCGTGCAGGCGCTCAGCGGCGGATAACCTTGAGACGTGTCCGTTCTGCGCCGAGGTCCGCGCATGGATGCAGGGCCTCGAATCGCCGGAAGCGGGAATACAATGAGTCCTGGATTCCCGCTTGCGCGGGAATGACGCCGCGCTGGGATGCGAACTGCGTCACGCGCAGATGCGAATCGGATGTCGTCGCTCCCACTGTAGCGGAAGCGACCTCCCGTGAAAACGGGAGCCCAGGACAAGCCGGACTCCCGCAATACGACTGTGCCGGACCCTGATGCGAAATCCGGTAGACCCCAGCCGATTACTTCTTCATCATGTCCTTCTTCATGTCGTCCTTCTTCATCTCGTCCTTCTTCATCCCGTCCTTTTTCATGGCGTCCTTCTTCATTCCGTCCTTCGCCATGCTGTCCTTCTTCATCGCGTCTTTCTTCATGTCGTCCGCGGCTACCGCCATCCCGGCGCCGAGCGTCAATGCGACCGACATGATCACTGCGAGCAATGCTTTCATGGGTGTTCTCCTTTTAAGTAACGCGATCAATGCGCACGCTGGCCACTCCTGGCGGTGCGCGTTCGAGCGCCCGGCGAAGCTCCTCAGCTTCCTCCGAACCAGTTGTACCCCTGGTCTTCCCAGTAGCCGCCGGGGTAGGTGTTGGTGACGAAGATCGCCTGCACGTGTTTGGGATTCTTGTAGCCGAGCTTGGTCGGCATGCGGATCTTCATCGGATAGCCGTATTTCGCCGGCAGCGTCTCGCCGTCGAAGGCGAGCGCGATGATGGTCTGCGCGTGCAAGGCCGTCGGCATGTCGATCGAGGTGTGGTAGCCGTCGGCGCACTTGAAGCCGACGTACCTGGCGCCGAGATCCGCGCCGACGCGGCGCAGGAATGCAGCCAGCGGCACCCCGCCCCATTTGCCGATCGCGCTCCAGCCTTCCACGCAGATGTGGCGGGTCACTTGGCTCTCATGCGCGAGCGCATCGAGTTGCGCCAAAGTCCAGGCGCTCTTGTCGGCCACGAGACCGCTCACTTCGAGCCGGAAGCGCTCGCCGTCGACTTGCCGCACCTCGTCCTCGGAATAGAAGGCGTTGAACGGAAACGGCCGCGTGATCATCGATTCGGGGTAGGTCGGCGCCAGCTGGTCGGGGTCGAAGATCGCCGCCTGCATGCGGTCGTTGAAGCGCGACACCGCGGTCAGCACCTTCTGCACCGATGCGTCGTCGGTGACGGCGCAGCCGGTGAGCATCGACAAGCCGCCGAGCGTCAGGCCGCGCTTGAGGAATGCTCGCCGCGCCGGCGAAGGCATCTCGCGCAGCGCGTCCTTGACGATCTCCCGCGCGCGCGGGTCGGGTCGGTGTAATGTCAGCAGCTTGCTCATCGGTGGCATCGTTCCATTGGTTCCTATGCGCTCTAGCGGCCGCGAATCATGGCGAGCAACGTGCGCGGCACCAGCGCCACCATGGCGAGATGCACCATGACGAAAGCGACCAGGAACGTCATGGAGAAGAAGTGGACATAGCGGGCGGCCTCGTAGCCGCCCATCAATTCGCGCAGCAGCGGAAACTGGACGTTCTTCCACAGCACGAGGCCCGACAACACGAGCAGCAGCAGATCCAGCCACGCGAACAGGTAGGCCGCCTTTTGCACCGTGTTGTAACGGCTCGGATCGGCATGGGCGAGCCGGCCGCGCAGCGCGGCCGCCAGATCGTGCAGGAACGCCCGCGGCGAGAGCGGATAGAACTTGCGCCGGATGCGACCGGTTAGCGCGTTGAGCAGCAGGTAGACGACGCCGTTGACGGCCAGCAGCCACATCGCGGCAAAGTGCCACTGGATCGCGCCGGCGAGCCATCCGCCGAGCGTGATCTCGTTCGGAATGCGGAAATCGAACAGGGGCGATGCATTGTAGATGCGCCAGCCGCTGGCGACGAGGATCAGGACGGCAGCCGCATTGATCCAGTGCGTGATCCGAAGCCAGACCGGATGAATCGTCGGACGGATTGTCGTGGCCGCATCCATCAGGGTCGTCTCCATCATGCCGCTGCGCACAGACCGGTGGAAACCGCTTGCAGCACCTCGCCGGAACGGGTGTCCTGGACGAACGCTGCCACGGCAACGCCCTTGGCTGCCTGTTCGGGCGTGAGCTGCAGCACCCGCTCCAGCGTCGCGGCACCGGACCTGACCGGTACGGGTCCGAACCAATGGCGCACGACGTGATCGTGTGCGAGCACGGCGCCGCGATTCTCACCGGCGCCGATGCGGTTGCTCAGACCGCTCTCGGTCACCGCCGCGTGGAGCGCGAGTGGCGCACCCGACTGGCCCGGCCGCGCATGCCCGACCCGAAGCGCGATCCGGAGCCTTCCGTTCTCGGAGGGGGTGACCGCGATCCGAATGTCGGCCGAGGCGGCCCGTGCGTTCTGCGTGCGAACCGAGGCTTCGACGCGCGCGCGGTCGCGGATCTCCTGGCCGTTGACGAAGAAGTGAGGCGTGTACAGCGCGCGGCCGCCGTTCGCGGCCACCAAGGCGCGCTGCCGGGCGGTGAAGTCCGCACGCGCGAACGGGTCCTTCCAGCCGATGTAATCCCAGAAGTCGACGTGCAGCGCGAGCGGGACGATATCCCGGCCGAGCGCGAACCCGTTCGCATCCGATGCCAGCCGGGAAAGCTGCCGGTCGGCGGGCGGGCAGCTGGAGCAACCCTCCGAGGTATAGAGCTCGACCAGGGCGGCGCGGTGCGGGCCGCTCTCGGCGCGGCATTCCTGCGCGCTCGCCGCCCCCGCGATGAACATCGCGGTCAGTGCGGCGCCCCAATACCCTGCAATCCCCATGACCATCCTCGCAAGACCATTGCGCCTCGGTCGGACGGGGGAAGTGAAACTTACATGCTCATTCGCCCTTGATGCCGGCTTCGCGGATGACCTTGAGCCACTTGTTCTGCTCCGACACCATCAGCTTGCCGAACTCGGCCGAGCCCATCTTCACCACCGCCCCGCCCTGTTCCGCGAGCTTGCCCTGGAAAGCGGGCGTAGAAATGACGTCCATCGTCTCGGCATGGAACCGCCCGATGATGTCGGCGGGGGTCTTCGGCGGCGCGAAGATGCCCCACCAGATGCTCGACTCGTAACCGGGCACCGTCTCGGCGATCGTCGGCACATCGGGAAACTTGGGGCTGCGCGCGCGGCCGCCGACCGCGATCAGCTTGAGCCGGCGGTTCTGAACGAACGGCATGGCCGTCACCAGCGAGCTGAACTGAAGCTGCGTGTGACCAGCCACGACATCGGCCGTCGCCGGCCCGCCGCCCTTGAAAGGCACGTGGATCAGGTTCACCCCGGTCATGAGCTTGAAGAGCTCGGTGTTCATGTGCGGAAAGCCGCCGATGCCGGAGGAGGCATAGAAGATCTCGCCCGGTCGCTTCTTGGCCAGATCGATCAGGTCCTTCACGGTCTTCACCGGAAACTGGGGATGGACCACCAGGGCGCTGTCGCCGAAGCCGATCAGCGCGGCCGGCTCGAACGAATTGACCAGGTCGACCGGAACCTTCGGTTTGTCGATGAGAAACCCATACGCGGTGGATGTCATCATGAAGGTGTAGCCGTCCGGCGGTGCGGCGGTCGCAATCTGCAGACCGACGATGCTGCCGGCGCCGGCGCGGTTATCGATGATGACCTGCTGCTTGAAGCGATTGGTCAGCTCGGCGGCGAGCAGCCGCCCGACGATGTCGGTGCTGCCGCCCGGCGGCCAGGGAATGATGATGCGGATGGTCCGCTCGGGCCACGCCGCCTGCACCGGGAGTGCGCACCACGCTCCGCACGCGAGCACGAGGAACCCCTGCAACCAACGGCGTCGATTCGTCATCTTGCCCTCCCGCATGAAAGCCGGCTATCGGCGACACGAGCAGCGTACCACGCACGCACCCGTGTGCGCAGCCGGAAAGCCGGACGATGGCGGCGCAGGCGATTGAGCTACCATAGTAGCTCGCGCGGCACAGACATGAAAGCCGCAGGCAGCGTCGTCGACTTCTGTTGACGTTCCATGAGGGCGAACCCGCATGTCGAACGATATCGCGATCGTGTCCGCCGCCCGCACGCCGATGGGCGCTTTTCTCGGCGAGCTNNNNNNNNNNNNNNNNNNNNNNNNNNNNNNNNNNNNNNNNNNNNNNNNNNNNNNNNNNNNNNNNNNNNNNNNNNNNNNNNNNNNNNNNNNNNNNNNNNNNNNNNNNNNNNNNNNNNNNNNNNNNNNNNNNNNNNNNNNNNNNNNNNNNNNNNNNNNNNNNNNNNNNNNNNNNNNNNNNNNNNNNNNNNNNNNNNNNNNNNNNNNNNNNNNNNNNNNNNNNNNNNNNNNNNNNNNNNNNNNNNNNNNNNNNNNNNNNNNNNNNNNNNNNNNNNNNNNNNNNNNNNNNNNNNNNNNNNNNNNNNNNNNNNNNNNNNNNNNNNNNNNNNNNNNNNNNNNNNNNNNNNNNNNNNNNNNNNNNNNNNNNNNNNNNNNNNNNNNNNNNNNNNNNNNNNNNNNNNNNNNNNNNNNNNNNNNNNNNNNNNNNNNNNNNNNNNNNNNNNNNNNNNNNNNNNNNNNNNNNNNNNNNNNNNNNNNNNNNNNNNNNNNNNNNNNNNNNNNNNNNNNNNNNNNNNNNNNNNNNNNNNNNNNNNNNNNNNNNNNNNNNNNNNNNNNNNNNNNNNNNNNNNNNNNNNNNNNNNNNNNNNNNNNNNNNNNNNNNNNNNNNNNNNNNNNNNNNNNNNNNNNNNNNNNNNNNNNNNNNNNNNNNNNNNNNNNNNNNNNNNNNNNNNNNNNNNNNNNNNNNNNNNNNNNNNNNNNNNNNNNNNNNNNNNNNNNNNNNNNNNNNNNNNNNNNNNNNNNNNNNNNNNNNNNNNNNNNNNNNNNNNNNNNNNNNNNNNNNNNNNNNNNNNNNNNNNNNNNNNNNNNNNNNNNNNNNNNNNNNNNNNNNNNNNNNNNNNNNNNNNNNNNNNNNNNNNNNNNNNNNNNNNNNNNNNNNNNNGAGGTGAACGAGGCGTTCGCCGTGGTCACCATGGCGGCGATGCAGGATCTGGCGCTCCCGCACGAAAAAGTGAACGTTCATGGCGGCGCGTGCGCGCTGGGCCATCCGATCGGCGCCTCGGGCGCACGCATCCTCGTCACGCTGCTCGCAGCCCTGAAGAAATACGACTTGCGCCGTGGCGTGGCGTCGCTGTGCATCGGCGGCGGCGAAGCGACTGCGATGGCCGTGGAACGGCTCTAGTGTGGTGAATCTTGAATTCGTCGTAATTCGTCATTCCCGCGCAAGCGGGAATCCAGAACGAGACTCCACCTGGGCCCCCGCGTTCGCGGGGGTGACGAACTTCTGACTCGGGACACTAGTAACAGGGAACAGGAAGAGGACAGGATGCCGGCACCGATCGAGTTCTACTTCGACTTCTCCTCGCCCTACGGCTACATTGCAAGCACCCGCATCGACGCGATCGCGGCCAGGCACAGCCGCACTGTCAACTGGCATCCGGTTCTCCTCGGCGCCGTGTTCAGGGTGACCGGCGGCGCGCCGCTCGCCAGCATTCCGCTCAAGGGCCCTTATTCCGAGCGCGACATGGCGCGCACGGCGCGGCTCATGGGCATAGCGTTCAAATTGCCCTCGAAATTTCCTATCCCCACCCAGGCGGCGGCGCGCCTGATGCTGTGGGTGCAAGGCGCCGATCCACAGGGTGCGAAGCGGCTTGCGGCAGCGCTTTATCGCGGCTACTTCACCGAAGACCAGGACATCTCCGACCCGGCGACCTGTGCCGACATCGCGGCGCAGTGCGGCCACGAGCGCGAACAGGCGCTGGCCGGGTTGAACGACGCGGGCGTCAAGGACAGGCTGCGCGCCGAAATCGACGCTGCCATGGCGCGCGGCGTGTTCGGCTCGCCCTACTTCATCGTCGACGACGAACCGTTCTGGGGTGCCGACCGTCTCGACCAGGTGGAGCGCTGGCTCGCGACCGGCGGCTGGTAATGAGCGTACTGAAGTCGCGCCTGCGCCCGGACTCGGACGAGTACCGCGAAAACGCGGCTGCGATGCAGGCGATAGTCGCGGACCTACGCGACAAGCACGCTCGCGTCCGGATGGGCGGGGACGCTCTAGCACGCGAACGTCATAGCGCCCGCGGCAAGTTGTTGCCGCGTGAGCGGATCGCTCGCCTCATCGACCCGGGGAGCGAATTCCTCGAGCTCTCCGCGCTTGCCGGGTGGGATCTATACGACAACCAGGTGCCGTCCGCGGGCATCATCACCGGCATCGGGCGCGTGCAAGGCGTCGACTGCGTGCTGATCGCCAACGATGCGACGGTGAAGGGTGGCACCTATTTCCCGTTGACGGTGAAAAAGCACCTGCGCGCGCAGGAGATCGCGGCCGAGAACCGGCTGCCGTGCGTCTACCTGGTCGATTCCGGCGGCGCGCACCTGCCCAGCCAGGACGAAGTCTTTCCCGACCGGGACCACTTCGGGCGCATCTTCTACAACCAGGCGACGCTGTCCGCACGCGGCATCGCGCAGATCGCTGTCGTCATGGGCTCGTGCACCGCGGGCGGCGCCTACGTGCCTGCGATGTCCGACGAGACCATCATCGTGCGCAATCAAGGCACGATCTTTCTCGGCGGGCCGCCGCTGGTGCGGGCCGCGACCGGCGAAGTGGTCGATGCCGAAACGCTCGGCGGCGGCGACGTGCACACCAAGACCTCGGGCGTGGCCGATCATCTCGCGCACGACGATGCGCACGCGCTCGAGATCGCGCGCCGCGCCGTCGCCCATCTCAATGCCGGCCAGGGTCACGACCGTCGCGTCGCGGACGCGCGTGCGCCCGCGCCGCAGGCGCATCCGCCCCTGTACGATGCCGCCGAGCTCGCCGGCCTGATACCGACCAGCAGCCGCAAGCTCTTCGACATGCGCGAAGTGATCGCGCGCGTGGTCGACGGCTCCGAGCTGCACGAGTTCAAGCAGCGTTACGGCGCCACACTGGTGTGCGGCTTCGCCCACATCGCCGGTTACCCGGTCGGTATCGTCGCCAACAACGGCATTCTCTTCTCCGAATCCGCCCTCAAAGGCACGCACTTCATCGAGCTGTGCGCCCAGCGCGGCATTGCGCTCGTGTTCCTGCAGAACATCACCGGCTTCATGGTGGGCGAGAAATACGAGAGCCGCGGCATCGCCAAGGACGGCGCCAAGATGGTCACGGCAGTGGCCTGCGCGCAAGTCCCGAAATTCACGGTGATCGTGGGCGGAAGCTTCGGCGCGGGCAACTACGGCATGTGCGGTCGGGCGTTCGGGCCGCGCTTTCTGTGGACGTGGCCGAACGCGCGCATCTCGGTGATGGGCGGCGAACAGGCGGCAAACGTGCTCGCACAGGTGCGGCGCGATGCACTGGAGAAGCAAGGCCGGCAATGGCCGGAAGAGGACGAGGCGCGCTTCAAGCAGCCGATCGCCGAGCAGTATGCGCGCCAATCTCATGCCTGTTACGCCACGGCGCGGCTGTGGGACGACGGCATCATCGAGCCCGCCGATACCCGCCGCATGCTGGCTGCGGGCCTGGCTTTGAGCGCCAACGCGCCCGTCGAGCCGACGCGCTTCGGCGTCTTTCGCATGTGAGCGCACGACTATAATCGCAACCATGAGCTCAGCCTGCGTCCTGCTTCATACTGCTGCCAACGGCGTGGCCACGCTCACGTTCGATCGCCCCGATCTGCACAACGCGATCGACGAGGCCACCATCGCCGAATTCAAGGCGGGGCTGGCGAAAGTCGCGGCCGATCCCGACGTGCGCGTGCTGGTGATCGCGGGCAACGGCAAGAGCTTTTGCGCCGGCGCGGATCTCAACTGGATGCAGCGCACCGCCGACTACGACGAGGCGCAGAACTACCGCGATGCGCTCGAATTCACCGAGCTGCTGGCGGCGCTGGATACGATGCCCAAGCCCACGATCGCGCGCGTGCACGGTCCGGCCTACGGCGGCGGCGTGGGCATCGTCGCGGCCTGCGACATCGCGCTCGGCACGCCGCAGGCGGCATTCATGTTCTCCGAAGTGCGCCTGGGGCTCGTGCCGGCGATGATCAGTCCCTATGCGGTGGCGGCGATCGGCGAGCGCCATGCGCGCCGCTACATGTTGAGCGCCGAGCGCATCGATGCGGCCGAAGCGCTGCGCATCGGGCTGCTGCATGAAATGTGCGATGCGGCCGAGCTGGATGCGCGCATCGGCAAGCTGGTCGAGCAGATGCTGCGCGGCGGGCCGGAATCGATCGCCCGCAGCAAGGCGCTGGTCGCGCGGGTCGCGCACGGCCCGATCGACACGGCCATGAAGGACTACACGGCGCGCACAATCGCAGCAGTGCGGGCGGGAAGCGAAGGCAAGGAAGGCATCGCCGCCTTCCTGGAGAAGCGACTGCCTGCGTGGGTACGGCCGAACGAAGGAGCGAAGCGATGAGCCTTCCGCGCAAGGTGCGCCTGTTCGAAGTCGGGCCACGCGACGGCCTGCAGAACGAGAAGGAAATCGTCCCGGTCGAAGTCAAAGTGGGCCTGATAGACCGGCTCACGCAAGCGGGTCTACCGGTGATCGAAGCCACCAGCTTCGTCTCGCCGAAGTGGATTCCGCAGCTTGCCGATGCCGCCGAAGTGCTTGCCCGGATCGAACGCAAGCCCGGCGTCAGCTACCCGGTGCTGGTACCCAATCGCAAGGGGCTCGACGCCGCCATTGCCGCCGGCTGTGAGGAGATCGTGATCTTCGGCGCCGCGACCGAAACATTCTCCAAGCGCAATACCAACTGCACCATCGCCGAGAGCATCGCTCGCTTCAGTGAAGTCTGTGTGCACGCGCTGGAGCACGGCATCCGCGTGCGCGGCGATGTCTCGGTCTGCCTCGGCTGCCCCTACGAAGGCGACGTCGCACCGGAGCAGGTGAGCGCGGTGGCGCGCGACATGTACGCGCTCGGTTGCTACGAAATCTGCATCG contains:
- a CDS encoding hydroxymethylglutaryl-CoA lyase, with the translated sequence MSLPRKVRLFEVGPRDGLQNEKEIVPVEVKVGLIDRLTQAGLPVIEATSFVSPKWIPQLADAAEVLARIERKPGVSYPVLVPNRKGLDAAIAAGCEEIVIFGAATETFSKRNTNCTIAESIARFSEVCVHALEHGIRVRGDVSVCLGCPYEGDVAPEQVSAVARDMYALGCYEICIADTIGVGTPGKTRAVFDAVGRHVPIEKLAGHFHDTYGQALANTYAAMECGVAVFDSSVAGLGGCPYAKGATGNLATEDLLYMLQGLDIETGVDMEKLVEAGRFICDHLGRPTGSRVARALAAKAA